The Cellulophaga sp. L1A9 genome window below encodes:
- a CDS encoding nucleoside monophosphate kinase produces MNIIIFGPPLAGKGTQSKKIINDFGVIHLSTGDVLRQEKAQKSELGIKASEYKIWRL; encoded by the coding sequence ATGAACATTATTATTTTCGGACCACCCCTTGCTGGAAAAGGAACACAAAGTAAAAAGATTATTAATGATTTCGGGGTAATCCACCTCTCTACAGGAGATGTGTTAAGACAAGAAAAAGCTCAAAAATCAGAATTGGGAATTAAGGCATCTGAATATAAAATATGGCGTTTATAG
- a CDS encoding HNH endonuclease yields MRGLQRLPEPQILIDRKVTWLSNFLASGKKRPDSSKYAHNSIKIQLNSISHNKCFYCETKLKGKRKEVDHHIEVSVDKSFSFQWTNLFLSCDNCNNKIPHSTISINDALNPCANTDIEIKEHITFNDEIIEPRNNSQLGLSTIKKYRLDNELLDTRRLKSLKMFYKLIYEIKNNQVIENRNTLTTEELNAIHKFKMPNNSFSLMFDVLIEKYNL; encoded by the coding sequence ATGAGAGGACTTCAGAGACTTCCTGAGCCTCAAATTTTAATTGATAGAAAAGTGACTTGGCTATCTAATTTTTTAGCTTCAGGAAAAAAACGACCAGATTCAAGTAAATATGCTCATAATTCAATTAAAATACAGCTGAATTCAATAAGTCATAATAAATGTTTTTATTGTGAGACAAAACTCAAAGGTAAACGTAAAGAAGTTGACCATCATATTGAAGTAAGTGTCGATAAGAGTTTTTCATTTCAGTGGACAAATTTATTTCTATCTTGTGATAATTGCAATAACAAAATACCACATTCAACGATATCAATAAATGACGCCTTGAATCCTTGTGCAAATACAGATATTGAAATTAAAGAGCATATTACATTTAATGATGAAATAATTGAGCCACGAAATAATTCTCAGTTAGGTTTAAGTACAATAAAAAAGTACAGACTAGATAATGAATTACTAGACACTAGAAGATTAAAAAGTCTCAAAATGTTTTATAAACTTATTTACGAAATAAAAAATAATCAAGTTATTGAAAATCGAAACACATTGACAACTGAAGAATTAAATGCAATACATAAATTTAAAATGCCAAATAATTCATTTTCATTGATGTTTGATGTATTGATTGAAAAATATAACCTATAA
- a CDS encoding AAA family ATPase, with amino-acid sequence MRIKNLNLVNIGPFKKAELEFISEDTDDLPIICITGENGTGKSIIIDAIRALFNGVFRNGIERDITSNDKFEVKSEIILNDKHFTFTATKKTGKNNNALVTNNNDINQLFVSTLESTLNKDFIFDYWTSKLSNDSFNISNITSLEIDKYLDNSISGIHKNVELTKVISFFDYLKDSKNKDEKELGQSLYNILEEIINLSISNGSLSHVSRINLQPIIKVGNNEISLDKLSSGNLYLIQRFASLLSQVYAVCSLNNIPINDYKQIKGILLIDEAENHLHPKWQKVFLKNIQKLFPKLQIIVSTHSPFIVSSISNCRVFVCKSKIDYSIIEEETDFYSNKPIEEVLLSPLFDTRNFNSEISKLLELRKEAVNKNNKKEIKRIEDELLRINPEYFDYLNLDSIIKSIKK; translated from the coding sequence ATGAGAATAAAAAATTTAAATCTTGTAAATATTGGACCTTTTAAAAAGGCTGAACTTGAATTTATAAGTGAAGACACAGATGACTTACCAATAATATGCATTACAGGTGAGAATGGTACAGGTAAATCAATCATAATTGACGCTATTCGAGCTCTATTCAATGGTGTTTTTAGAAATGGTATCGAAAGAGATATTACCTCTAACGACAAATTTGAAGTTAAGTCGGAAATAATTCTAAACGACAAACATTTTACTTTTACTGCAACTAAAAAAACTGGAAAAAACAATAATGCACTTGTAACTAACAATAACGATATTAATCAATTGTTTGTGTCAACATTGGAATCAACTTTAAACAAAGATTTCATTTTTGATTATTGGACTTCAAAACTATCTAATGACTCATTTAACATATCAAATATCACATCTTTAGAAATTGACAAGTATCTCGACAATTCAATTTCTGGAATACATAAGAATGTTGAGCTTACCAAAGTAATATCCTTTTTTGATTATCTCAAGGATAGTAAAAATAAAGATGAAAAAGAATTAGGACAATCATTATACAATATATTAGAAGAAATTATAAATCTATCCATTTCCAACGGTAGTCTTTCTCACGTATCTAGAATTAATTTACAACCAATAATTAAAGTTGGTAATAACGAAATTTCCCTTGATAAGTTGAGTAGCGGAAATTTATATCTAATACAAAGGTTTGCTAGTTTATTGAGTCAAGTCTATGCAGTTTGCTCTTTAAACAACATTCCAATTAATGATTATAAACAAATTAAAGGTATATTATTAATTGATGAAGCAGAAAATCATTTACATCCGAAATGGCAAAAAGTATTTTTAAAAAATATTCAGAAGCTCTTTCCTAAGCTTCAAATAATAGTTTCAACTCATTCACCTTTTATAGTTTCTTCTATAAGTAATTGTCGAGTTTTTGTTTGTAAAAGCAAAATTGATTATTCAATTATTGAAGAGGAAACAGACTTCTATTCCAATAAACCAATTGAGGAAGTCTTACTTAGCCCTTTATTTGACACAAGAAATTTTAATTCTGAAATTTCAAAACTTCTTGAGCTAAGGAAAGAAGCTGTAAATAAGAATAATAAAAAAGAAATAAAAAGAATTGAGGACGAACTTTTAAGAATAAATCCTGAATATTTTGACTATTTAAATCTAGATTCAATAATAAAATCCATTAAAAAATGA
- a CDS encoding mobile mystery protein B: MEKVVEWTIHTKFKPENILTEKFIKNLHKRMYGDVWKWAGEFRRTEKNIGISWTQIGIELKNLLDDTKYWIENKTYVPEEVAIRFKHRIVSIHCFPNGNGRHSRMMVDIIIESIFQKEIFSWHQSNMVKSNEIRKEYINALKKADDGNVAPLIKFAKN, from the coding sequence ATTGAAAAAGTAGTCGAGTGGACTATTCACACAAAATTTAAACCTGAAAATATATTGACAGAAAAGTTTATTAAAAACTTACACAAAAGAATGTATGGTGATGTCTGGAAATGGGCAGGCGAATTTAGAAGAACTGAAAAAAACATCGGAATATCTTGGACACAAATTGGAATTGAATTAAAAAATTTATTGGACGACACAAAGTATTGGATTGAAAACAAAACCTATGTACCAGAAGAAGTTGCTATTAGATTTAAACATCGAATAGTATCTATTCATTGTTTTCCTAATGGAAATGGAAGACATTCTAGAATGATGGTGGACATCATAATAGAATCAATATTTCAGAAAGAAATATTCTCGTGGCATCAATCAAATATGGTTAAATCTAACGAAATAAGAAAAGAATATATTAACGCTTTAAAAAAAGCTGACGATGGAAACGTTGCACCATTAATTAAATTTGCAAAAAACTAA
- a CDS encoding mobile mystery protein A, with protein MRNKKQLLIEQLDKKLEKFKDSAMVQIPTKGWINTIRTTLNMTRDQLGTKLEMTKGAIQKIEEREALGQITINKLRDVGQALDMKFVYGFVPKNGTINDLIQIEAEKLAQKIVLRTNQNMKLEDQGIGDEKIARTIKELASEIKREMRKSLWD; from the coding sequence ATGAGAAACAAAAAACAACTTCTAATTGAACAACTAGACAAAAAATTAGAGAAATTTAAAGATTCAGCAATGGTCCAGATTCCAACAAAAGGATGGATAAACACTATCCGGACCACACTTAATATGACTAGGGATCAGTTAGGGACCAAACTTGAAATGACTAAAGGAGCTATACAAAAGATAGAAGAGCGAGAGGCTTTAGGTCAAATAACCATTAACAAATTAAGAGATGTAGGTCAAGCACTGGATATGAAATTTGTATATGGATTTGTCCCAAAAAATGGGACCATCAACGATTTAATCCAAATCGAAGCAGAAAAACTGGCTCAAAAAATAGTGTTGCGGACCAATCAAAATATGAAACTAGAGGACCAAGGAATTGGAGATGAAAAAATAGCCAGAACTATAAAGGAACTTGCTAGTGAAATCAAACGAGAGATGAGAAAGTCATTATGGGATTAA
- a CDS encoding GIY-YIG nuclease family protein translates to MIYFLKANNRIKIGYANDPTQRIPSIQTSSPFELEVLLIIDGNYDRERELHQKFEAFRKSGEWFEYSEPIKNFISQNSSEDRKYEFGFVNEDFAGNEQILTLRKRHKISLESLGSKLDMTRQGVYKIQQSEKSGAISINSLKKVAEALDYTFEYRFVKSNDENEKNIANNV, encoded by the coding sequence ATGATATATTTTTTAAAGGCAAATAATAGAATAAAAATTGGATATGCAAATGATCCGACTCAAAGAATTCCATCTATTCAGACATCCAGTCCATTTGAATTAGAAGTTTTATTAATAATTGACGGGAATTATGATAGAGAAAGAGAACTTCATCAAAAATTTGAAGCATTCAGGAAAAGTGGAGAATGGTTCGAATACTCTGAACCTATTAAGAATTTTATAAGCCAAAATAGTTCTGAAGACAGAAAATACGAGTTCGGATTTGTAAATGAAGATTTTGCAGGAAACGAACAAATTTTAACATTAAGAAAAAGACATAAGATATCGCTGGAATCACTTGGGTCTAAACTTGATATGACAAGGCAAGGAGTTTACAAAATACAACAAAGTGAGAAATCAGGAGCAATATCAATTAATAGTTTAAAAAAAGTTGCGGAAGCTTTAGATTATACATTTGAATATCGTTTTGTAAAATCTAATGATGAGAATGAAAAAAATATAGCCAACAATGTATAA
- a CDS encoding DUF3095 family protein, producing MDNTLFYTKLKNHKEPITVLLSKTDNFQRIPDDWYIIVTDIKGSTVSVEKGLSELVNLIATGSIVAALNIAKKHTIDIPFFFGGDGATLLIPSMLLQEIMEALIIHQENIQKEFGIDLRVGNIAVSHAYKNNQELKIAKASINELHTIPVILGNGLHFAEKTIKSRDLDFEFEVKNKQKALLDLNGMECRWNKIPPPENSNEVVSLLINAMQESEQASIFQNILEKTDEIYGPLQSRSPISIDKLELKFNYKRIKTELKAGHKKFSLINFLKVWFSGMIGKYMYLPNDQGQKYLNELKQLSDILVMDGRINMVISGSPKQRQLFTKYLDGLEKNELIIYGIYVSKKSIMSCYVQNRNAKHIHFVDGGSSGYTRAAKVLKQKAQHKKQGL from the coding sequence ATGGACAACACTTTGTTTTATACCAAGCTTAAAAATCACAAAGAACCCATAACGGTATTACTTTCAAAAACGGACAATTTCCAACGAATTCCGGATGATTGGTATATTATAGTAACCGATATAAAAGGTTCTACGGTATCTGTAGAAAAAGGGTTATCTGAATTAGTAAATCTAATAGCCACAGGTAGTATTGTCGCTGCGCTAAATATCGCTAAAAAACATACTATAGATATTCCTTTTTTCTTTGGTGGAGATGGAGCTACGCTATTAATTCCCTCTATGTTACTTCAAGAAATTATGGAGGCTTTGATTATACATCAAGAAAACATTCAAAAAGAATTTGGTATCGATTTAAGAGTTGGAAATATAGCTGTCTCTCATGCGTATAAAAACAACCAAGAATTAAAAATTGCTAAGGCAAGCATTAATGAGCTACATACAATTCCTGTAATTTTAGGTAATGGGCTTCACTTTGCCGAAAAAACAATAAAATCTAGAGATCTAGATTTTGAATTTGAAGTGAAAAACAAACAAAAGGCTCTTTTAGATTTAAACGGTATGGAATGCAGATGGAATAAAATTCCACCTCCAGAGAACTCAAATGAAGTAGTTTCATTATTAATAAACGCCATGCAGGAGTCGGAACAAGCTTCTATCTTTCAAAACATTTTAGAAAAAACAGATGAAATATATGGTCCCTTACAGAGCAGAAGCCCTATTTCTATTGATAAATTAGAATTGAAATTTAATTATAAAAGGATTAAAACAGAGCTGAAAGCTGGTCATAAAAAATTTAGCCTTATAAATTTCTTAAAGGTTTGGTTTAGTGGGATGATTGGTAAATATATGTACTTACCTAATGATCAAGGTCAAAAATATTTAAATGAGTTAAAGCAATTATCTGATATTTTAGTAATGGATGGGCGTATCAATATGGTGATATCTGGCAGTCCAAAACAAAGACAATTGTTTACTAAATATTTAGATGGTTTAGAAAAAAATGAGCTAATTATTTATGGCATTTATGTTAGCAAAAAAAGTATCATGTCTTGTTATGTTCAAAATAGAAATGCAAAACACATCCATTTTGTAGATGGTGGTAGTAGTGGGTATACTAGAGCCGCAAAGGTATTAAAACAAAAAGCACAGCATAAAAAACAAGGTCTTTAA
- a CDS encoding DUF4386 domain-containing protein codes for MKSNQKIGRITGVLLLFVFISGITIFQVLQGAVLFSEDFITITSENSNKIISSTLLGIINGIVSIVIATILLPIFKRHSSNLAYLYIAFCILNFIAIMIDNMSVVSMLELSNEYVKNGNDSSLKILETFVYQKHRWTHYFYLLISCFPVFILYYTLYLYKLVPRILSIFGIFAVLIMFIEELLSIFGHGISMNMLLPMALIQLTLPLWLIFKGFNQSVLETKMK; via the coding sequence ATGAAATCAAATCAAAAAATTGGTAGAATTACAGGAGTGTTGTTATTATTCGTTTTTATATCGGGCATTACCATTTTTCAGGTTTTACAAGGTGCTGTGCTTTTTTCAGAAGACTTTATTACTATCACCTCAGAAAACTCTAACAAAATTATTAGTTCTACTTTACTCGGAATTATCAATGGAATAGTATCTATAGTCATTGCAACAATACTTTTACCAATTTTTAAAAGACATAGTTCCAATTTGGCATATTTATATATAGCCTTTTGTATTTTAAATTTTATAGCTATCATGATTGATAATATGAGCGTAGTTTCTATGCTGGAATTGAGTAATGAATACGTGAAAAATGGAAATGATAGTTCCTTAAAAATTTTGGAGACTTTCGTTTATCAAAAGCATCGATGGACACACTATTTTTATCTTTTGATTTCTTGCTTTCCTGTCTTTATTTTGTACTACACATTGTACCTTTATAAACTAGTTCCAAGAATCCTCTCAATTTTTGGAATATTCGCTGTACTAATTATGTTCATCGAAGAATTGCTTTCTATTTTCGGACACGGTATAAGTATGAACATGCTTCTTCCAATGGCATTGATTCAATTAACTCTTCCTCTATGGTTAATTTTTAAAGGATTCAATCAATCAGTATTAGAAACGAAAATGAAATAA
- a CDS encoding Crp/Fnr family transcriptional regulator translates to MSNNFEVLFNYIRLLIDIPEIDQKICREYFKPFSITKDTIIEPSGKIPEYHNFIVSGYMRNFYTNEQGQEITTDVNDGPRFFTSYNHFMHKTPSNENLHCITDCELLRIKRDDVDVTAKLGITQMKYTMHVLQEQLEKNKQRAIDHTTLSAQQRFVKLQKEHPTIIQNIPLKYIASYLGINPGSLSRIRNELSN, encoded by the coding sequence ATGAGTAACAATTTTGAGGTGCTTTTTAACTATATACGTTTACTTATAGATATTCCTGAAATTGACCAAAAAATATGTCGTGAGTATTTTAAACCTTTTTCCATTACGAAAGACACCATAATTGAACCTTCCGGAAAAATACCTGAATATCATAACTTTATTGTTTCAGGTTATATGAGAAATTTTTATACTAATGAGCAAGGTCAAGAAATCACAACTGATGTCAATGATGGGCCTCGATTCTTTACTTCATATAATCATTTCATGCATAAAACTCCATCAAATGAAAATCTTCATTGCATTACCGATTGTGAATTACTCCGAATTAAACGAGACGATGTAGATGTTACTGCAAAACTAGGAATCACTCAAATGAAGTATACAATGCATGTTTTACAAGAACAGTTGGAAAAAAACAAACAACGTGCAATAGATCATACTACGCTTTCTGCCCAACAACGGTTTGTAAAACTGCAAAAAGAACATCCCACAATCATTCAAAATATACCTCTAAAATATATTGCATCTTATTTAGGGATCAACCCTGGTAGTTTGAGTCGTATACGTAATGAGTTAAGTAATTAA
- a CDS encoding integrase core domain-containing protein: MFSDPASPQQNGRHERMHRDLKAACAKPSAYDLKAQQNV, encoded by the coding sequence GTGTTTTCTGATCCTGCTAGTCCACAACAAAACGGAAGACATGAACGCATGCATCGTGATTTAAAGGCTGCTTGTGCTAAGCCTTCAGCATATGATTTAAAAGCCCAACAAAACGTTTAA
- a CDS encoding helix-turn-helix domain-containing protein, giving the protein MPWKVNTTMEQKIEFICEWRTGKYTITELCKSFEISRPTAYNLISRFETQGYEGLKEHSRASGKHPNETKENIVDCILKLKKKYKLWGAKKIRELLFKELSSQEAPSVVTVHNILKRNGLVCPQKRMRRVRPVFPYLTLNHVMKFGVLTINESS; this is encoded by the coding sequence ATGCCTTGGAAAGTAAACACAACAATGGAGCAAAAAATCGAATTTATTTGTGAATGGCGTACAGGAAAGTATACTATAACAGAATTATGTAAAAGTTTTGAAATCTCTCGACCAACGGCTTATAATTTGATAAGTCGGTTTGAAACTCAAGGTTATGAAGGCCTAAAAGAGCATTCAAGAGCATCTGGCAAACATCCCAATGAAACCAAAGAGAATATCGTTGATTGTATTTTAAAATTAAAGAAGAAATATAAACTCTGGGGAGCTAAAAAAATTAGAGAGTTATTGTTTAAAGAACTTTCAAGTCAAGAAGCCCCATCTGTGGTTACTGTTCATAATATACTTAAAAGAAACGGATTAGTATGTCCGCAAAAACGGATGAGAAGAGTCAGACCAGTCTTCCCATATTTGACCCTGAATCATGTAATGAAGTTTGGAGTGCTGACTATAAATGAAAGTTCTTAA